Proteins co-encoded in one Maylandia zebra isolate NMK-2024a linkage group LG16, Mzebra_GT3a, whole genome shotgun sequence genomic window:
- the LOC101476234 gene encoding dynein light chain Tctex-type 3 has product MEEYNSGEEVGFNPDEISVSVKECVEGVIGGTDYNQSKVNQWTASIVEHSLTHLVKQGRAFKYIVNCTIMQKSGAGLHTANSCYWDTATDGSCTVRWENRTMYCVVSVFAVAVAL; this is encoded by the exons ATGGAGGAGTATAACTCTGGAGAGGAG GTCGGCTTTAATCCCGATGAGATCAgtgtctcggtaaaagag TGCGTTGAAGGCGTCATCGGTGGAACAGATTATAACCAGAGTAAAGTCAACCAGTGGACGGCCAGTATAGTGGAGCATTCACTCACTCACCTGGTGAAACAAGGTCGGGCGTTCAAATACATAG TGAACTGTACGATCATGCAGAAGAGCGGCGCTGGGCTCCACACAGCCAACTCCTGCTACTGGGACACAGCCACTGATG GGAGCTGTACTGTCAGGTGGGAGAACCGCACCATGTACTGTGTGGTCAGTGTGTTTGCTGTAGCTGTGGCGCTGTGA